In Polynucleobacter sp. TUM22923, one genomic interval encodes:
- a CDS encoding ABC transporter ATP-binding protein has translation MNRYTSNSVNTKQDSSSEIVVSIEDVNFAYDLGGRQILSGLNMEFRRGQVVAVMGGSGCGKTTILRLIGGQFAAQSGQVLFEGADIGKMNAAELMAARRRMGMLFQFGALFTDLSVFENVAFPLREHTDLTEALLRSLVLMKLNAVGLRGARDLMPSQISGGMARRVALARAIALDPPLIMYDEPFAGLDPISLGITARLIRDLNSALGATSLLVTHDVEETFEIADYVYFIANGRIGAQGTPEELSRSTDPFVRQFLDASPDGPVPFHYPGQTLEDDFGVKAL, from the coding sequence ATGAACCGCTACACGTCGAACTCAGTGAATACCAAGCAAGATTCTTCAAGCGAGATCGTGGTTTCTATTGAGGATGTGAACTTTGCTTACGACTTAGGTGGGAGACAAATCCTATCTGGACTCAATATGGAGTTCCGTCGCGGCCAAGTGGTTGCGGTGATGGGTGGTTCGGGGTGCGGTAAGACTACTATCTTGCGCCTGATTGGTGGGCAGTTTGCAGCCCAGTCAGGTCAAGTGCTGTTCGAAGGTGCTGATATTGGCAAAATGAATGCGGCTGAACTGATGGCCGCGCGCCGTCGTATGGGTATGCTCTTCCAGTTTGGCGCGCTATTCACCGACCTCAGTGTTTTTGAAAACGTCGCCTTTCCGTTGCGTGAGCATACTGATTTGACGGAAGCTTTGTTGCGCTCTTTAGTTCTGATGAAATTAAATGCAGTGGGTTTACGGGGTGCGCGAGATTTAATGCCTTCGCAAATTTCTGGTGGTATGGCGCGTCGTGTAGCTTTAGCAAGAGCCATTGCATTAGATCCACCTTTGATTATGTATGACGAGCCCTTTGCAGGATTAGATCCCATTTCATTGGGTATTACTGCTCGCTTGATTCGTGACTTAAATAGTGCCTTAGGAGCAACTAGCCTTTTGGTCACCCACGATGTTGAGGAAACATTTGAAATCGCAGATTACGTGTATTTCATTGCCAATGGTCGGATTGGTGCACAAGGCACACCAGAAGAATTGAGCCGCTCAACAGATCCTTTTGTCCGTCAGTTTTTAGATGCGTCACCAGATGGTCCTGTGCCATTTCATTACCCAGGGCAAACTCTTGAAGACGATTTTGGGGTGAAGGCACTATGA
- a CDS encoding penicillin-binding protein 1A, producing MAIPPQDKPPLNRRFSRQPDRRSTQQLVGRSTSGSNPLVKALLIMGMVFAVVCMLMLGYAFLIAKPNLPKISALVDYNPKTPLRIYTADKVLIGEFGEERRKVIPLNEIPIKMRNAVLAIEDDRFYSHGGVDYVGILRATLTNLRGNLSQGASTITMQVARNFFLSNEKTFSRKIYEVLLAWEIEAQLSKDKILEIYMNQIFLGQRAYGFSSAAQIYFGKELKDISIAESAMLAGLPKAPSAYNPVSNFRRAKIRQEYILQRMRDLSYITPEQYQIAMAEELHIRGLGNEFSTRADFPSEMVRQLLFTQYGEAIYSQGIDVYTTILKADQDAAYKAVRRGIFEYDLRHAYRGPEGFIELPEETVKRQRAIDEALLAHPQLDDLQSGVVLDVKPKEMQVMIATGDTITLKGEGMKLATASLTDSTQPKKRLRAGAIIRLLSDSGIWKLAQLPQVEAAFVSMNAETGAILSLVGGFDFRRNQFNHVTQAQRQPGSSFKPFIYAAAIEKGFSPSTMVNDAPLSIGSMETGSQAWQPKNYDGKYDGMMRLRNALAKSKNLVSVRIIRAIGPSYAQDYIQRFGFEAEKHPPYLTMALGAGSVTPLQMASAYSVFANGGYRIDPYLINKMVDSKGVVLFEAKPTQAKVDATRVLDARTAFVMDSLLQEVTKTGTAASARAKLGRSDIAGKTGTTNDSHDAWFAGYNPKVVAIAWIGFDKPASLGDRETGGGLALPMWTSYMATALRDEPQQTREVPAGVSQLDGDWFIPEFSNGNGVRELQ from the coding sequence ATGGCAATCCCCCCACAAGACAAGCCACCATTGAATCGGCGATTTAGCCGGCAGCCCGACCGACGCTCAACACAACAGCTAGTAGGGCGCTCAACATCAGGCAGTAACCCATTAGTGAAAGCATTGCTCATTATGGGTATGGTATTTGCAGTGGTGTGCATGCTAATGCTGGGTTACGCTTTCTTAATAGCTAAGCCTAATTTGCCTAAGATTTCAGCCTTGGTGGATTACAACCCTAAAACTCCCTTACGAATTTATACAGCCGATAAGGTGCTCATAGGTGAGTTTGGAGAGGAACGTCGCAAGGTCATTCCCCTCAATGAGATTCCGATAAAAATGCGCAATGCAGTCTTGGCTATTGAGGATGACCGTTTTTATTCGCATGGCGGAGTAGATTACGTTGGTATATTGCGAGCCACCTTAACGAACTTGCGAGGCAATTTGTCTCAGGGCGCCTCTACTATCACCATGCAGGTCGCTCGTAATTTTTTCCTCAGTAATGAAAAAACCTTTAGCCGGAAAATTTATGAGGTGTTACTGGCCTGGGAGATCGAAGCCCAACTAAGTAAAGACAAGATTCTTGAAATCTACATGAATCAAATTTTCTTGGGTCAGCGAGCGTATGGTTTTTCTAGTGCAGCGCAAATTTATTTTGGTAAAGAGTTAAAAGATATTTCGATTGCAGAATCTGCGATGCTGGCGGGTTTACCGAAGGCTCCCTCCGCCTATAACCCAGTGAGTAATTTCCGTCGCGCAAAAATTCGCCAAGAATATATTTTGCAGCGCATGCGAGACCTAAGCTACATTACCCCAGAGCAATATCAAATAGCTATGGCCGAGGAGTTGCACATCCGCGGCCTTGGAAATGAGTTCAGTACTAGAGCTGACTTTCCATCGGAGATGGTGCGGCAATTATTGTTCACCCAATACGGTGAGGCAATCTACTCTCAGGGCATTGATGTTTACACCACTATCCTGAAGGCTGACCAAGATGCGGCTTATAAAGCAGTGCGTCGCGGTATTTTTGAATACGATCTGCGCCACGCGTATCGCGGCCCCGAGGGATTCATTGAGCTTCCCGAGGAAACTGTCAAGCGTCAACGTGCGATTGATGAGGCCCTGCTTGCACATCCGCAGCTAGACGATTTGCAGTCCGGCGTTGTGCTCGATGTCAAGCCTAAAGAGATGCAAGTGATGATCGCAACTGGGGACACTATCACTCTAAAAGGGGAGGGAATGAAATTGGCTACAGCCTCCTTGACAGATAGCACTCAACCAAAAAAACGCTTACGTGCCGGTGCAATTATTAGGCTGTTATCTGATAGTGGAATTTGGAAGTTGGCACAACTGCCTCAAGTAGAGGCAGCCTTTGTGTCAATGAATGCCGAGACGGGCGCGATACTTTCCTTAGTAGGTGGATTTGATTTTCGTCGCAATCAATTTAATCATGTAACGCAGGCACAGCGTCAGCCAGGCTCATCCTTTAAGCCATTCATTTATGCCGCTGCGATTGAAAAAGGTTTCTCACCTAGCACGATGGTCAACGATGCACCGCTGTCGATTGGAAGTATGGAGACCGGTAGTCAGGCATGGCAACCTAAAAACTATGACGGCAAGTACGATGGCATGATGCGTTTGCGAAATGCGCTGGCCAAATCTAAAAATTTAGTCTCAGTCCGAATTATTCGCGCTATTGGCCCTTCTTATGCGCAGGACTACATTCAACGCTTTGGGTTTGAAGCCGAGAAACACCCTCCCTACTTAACCATGGCGCTCGGCGCTGGTTCAGTGACCCCATTGCAAATGGCTTCTGCTTACAGTGTTTTTGCTAATGGCGGCTATCGCATTGATCCTTACTTAATTAATAAGATGGTGGATTCAAAAGGGGTTGTCTTGTTCGAGGCAAAGCCAACCCAGGCAAAAGTAGATGCAACACGCGTACTGGATGCGCGCACCGCTTTTGTGATGGATAGCTTGCTTCAAGAAGTGACTAAGACCGGAACGGCTGCTAGTGCTAGAGCGAAGCTAGGAAGAAGTGACATTGCCGGTAAAACGGGCACTACCAATGACTCTCATGACGCATGGTTTGCAGGATATAACCCAAAGGTGGTGGCTATTGCCTGGATTGGATTTGATAAGCCTGCCAGCTTAGGTGATCGAGAGACTGGTGGCGGTCTTGCTTTGCCTATGTGGACTTCCTATATGGCAACTGCTCTACGAGACGAGCCACAACAGACGCGTGAAGTACCTGCAGGCGTTAGTCAATTGGACGGCGACTGGTTTATCCCTGAATTTTCCAATGGTAATGGGGTGCGCGAACTTCAGTAG
- a CDS encoding glutamate synthase-related protein — translation MTIQIQSPLRPIAHGLYDPQNEHDACGVGFVAHIKGKKSHEIVAQGLQILENLDHRGAVGADPLMGDGAGILIQTPDLLYREEMAKQGIALPPFGEYGVGMIFLPKEHASRLACEQELERTVRLEGQVVLGWRDVPIDVKLPMSPTVRMTEPFIRQIFIGRGRDIMTTDALERKLYVIRKTASHAIQDLHLKHGKEYFVASMSARTIVYKGLLLANQVGAYYQDLKDSRTVSALALVHQRFSTNTFPAWELAHPYRMIAHNGEINTVKGNVNWVNAREGAISSPVLGDDLKKLWPLIYPGQSDTACFDNCLELLVMAGYPLAQAMMMMIPEAWEQHALMDENRRAFYEYHASMMEPWDGPAAMAFTDGRQIGATLDRNGLRPARYYVTDDDLVIMGSEAGVLPIPESKIVQKWRLQPGKMFMIDMEQGRIIDDIELKNAVSKAKPYKSWIDAVRVKLDEVDASKADLIEEKASIRPAAKLLDRQQAFGYTQEDIKYLMAPMAMNGEEAIGSMGNDSPLAVLSSKNKPLYNYFKQLFAQVTNPPIDSIRENMVMSLVSFIGPKPNLLDTNNINPPMRLEVSQPILDFNDITKIRHIGHYTNGKFSSYELDICYPASWGKEGIEARLASLCAEAADAVRSGYNILIVSDRQVDEAHVAIPALLATSAIHQHLVEKGLRTSVGLVVETGSARETHHFALLAGYGAEAIHPYLALETLAEMAKGLSGDLSPEKAVKNFVKAVGKGLQKVMSKMGISTYMSYTGSQIFEAIGLNHDVIDHYFKGTPSNVGGIGVFEVAEEALRMHQSAFSADPVLTNMLEAGGEYAFRIRGEDHMWTPDTIAKLQHSTRVGIEKGYQTYKEYANLINDQTKRQMTLRGLFEFKLDPAKAIPLDEVESAKEIVKRFATGAMSLGSISTEAHATLAIAMNRIGGKSNTGEGGEDPNRYVNELKGIPIKKGETLASILGSDVVEANIPLLDGDSLRSKIKQVASGRFGVTTEYLRSADQIQIKMAQGAKPGEGGQLPGGKVSDYIGKLRFSVPGVGLISPPPHHDIYSIEDIAQLIHDLKNVNPAADISVKLVSEVGVGTIAAGVAKAKADHVVIAGHDGGTGASPLSSIKHAGSPWELGLAETQQTLVLNGLRSRIRVQADGQMKTGRDVVIGALLGADEFGFATAPLVVEGCIMMRKCHLNTCPVGVATQDPELRKKFSGKPEHVVNFFFFIAEEVREIMAQLGIRKFDDLIGRVDFLDTLKGIDNWKTHGLDFSKIFAEPQVAADAPRYQILTQEHGLGSALDNILIEKSEPAIQRGEKVSFIVPVKNVNRTVGAMLSGEVAQRYGHAGLPDDTIHIQLNGTAGQSFAAFLAHGITLDLVGDGNDYVGKGLSGGRVIVRAPHEFRGDTAKNIIVGNTVLYGAISGEAFFNGVAGERFAVRNSGATTVVEGTGDHGCEYMTGGTVVVLGATGRNFAAGMSGGIAYVYDEDGLFEKRCNTSMASLHKVLPSAEQIADMPQSQWHAPVDVKDGGERLTDEQILKNLIERHFRHTGSERAKVLLADWDNARSRFVKVLPTEYKRALGELWEKAQNKTVAA, via the coding sequence ATGACTATCCAAATTCAATCACCACTTCGCCCCATCGCTCACGGACTTTATGACCCTCAAAATGAGCACGATGCGTGCGGCGTAGGATTTGTTGCGCATATCAAAGGTAAAAAATCCCACGAGATCGTTGCTCAAGGATTACAGATTCTGGAGAACTTAGACCACCGGGGTGCTGTGGGTGCAGATCCGTTAATGGGTGATGGCGCTGGGATACTGATTCAGACTCCAGATTTGCTGTATCGAGAAGAAATGGCGAAGCAAGGAATTGCGTTGCCACCTTTTGGTGAATATGGCGTCGGTATGATTTTCTTGCCAAAAGAGCATGCCTCACGCTTGGCTTGCGAGCAAGAGCTAGAACGTACAGTACGTTTAGAGGGGCAGGTCGTTTTGGGTTGGAGAGATGTTCCAATCGACGTTAAGCTACCAATGTCGCCAACAGTCAGAATGACAGAGCCATTTATTCGTCAAATTTTTATTGGGCGCGGACGCGACATCATGACTACCGATGCATTAGAGCGTAAGCTTTATGTCATTCGCAAAACTGCTAGTCACGCCATTCAGGATTTACATTTAAAACATGGCAAAGAATATTTCGTGGCATCAATGTCAGCCCGTACTATTGTGTACAAAGGGTTGTTATTAGCAAACCAAGTAGGCGCCTATTACCAGGATTTGAAAGATTCACGTACGGTTTCTGCATTGGCTTTGGTGCACCAACGATTCTCAACAAATACCTTCCCAGCATGGGAATTGGCTCACCCATATCGCATGATTGCGCACAACGGCGAGATCAATACAGTTAAGGGTAATGTGAATTGGGTTAACGCTCGCGAGGGTGCAATTAGCTCTCCAGTACTCGGTGACGATTTGAAGAAATTGTGGCCACTCATTTATCCTGGCCAATCAGATACGGCCTGCTTTGATAACTGCTTAGAGTTATTGGTAATGGCGGGCTATCCATTAGCCCAGGCCATGATGATGATGATCCCAGAAGCCTGGGAGCAGCATGCATTAATGGACGAAAATCGTCGCGCTTTTTATGAGTACCACGCTTCTATGATGGAGCCATGGGATGGACCAGCGGCTATGGCATTTACAGATGGCCGTCAAATTGGGGCAACATTAGACCGCAATGGATTACGCCCAGCACGTTACTACGTAACGGATGATGACTTAGTCATCATGGGTTCTGAAGCCGGTGTACTGCCGATTCCTGAGAGTAAGATTGTTCAAAAATGGCGCTTGCAGCCAGGCAAGATGTTCATGATTGACATGGAGCAAGGGCGCATCATTGATGACATCGAGCTTAAAAATGCCGTGTCAAAAGCAAAGCCTTATAAGAGTTGGATTGATGCAGTACGCGTTAAGCTTGACGAAGTAGATGCCAGTAAGGCTGACTTGATCGAAGAAAAAGCAAGCATTCGTCCAGCGGCAAAATTATTAGATCGCCAGCAAGCTTTTGGTTACACACAAGAAGATATTAAATATCTCATGGCCCCAATGGCGATGAATGGCGAAGAGGCAATCGGGTCAATGGGGAACGATAGTCCCTTAGCTGTACTCTCTAGTAAGAACAAGCCTCTTTACAATTACTTTAAGCAATTATTTGCCCAGGTAACTAATCCGCCGATTGATTCGATTCGTGAAAATATGGTGATGTCTTTGGTTTCATTTATTGGGCCAAAACCCAATTTATTGGATACGAACAATATCAACCCACCAATGCGTTTAGAAGTAAGTCAGCCGATTTTAGACTTTAACGACATCACAAAGATTCGTCACATTGGGCACTACACCAACGGCAAATTTAGTTCATATGAGTTGGATATTTGCTATCCAGCATCTTGGGGTAAAGAAGGCATTGAGGCGCGCTTAGCTTCACTCTGTGCAGAAGCGGCAGATGCTGTGCGCTCGGGTTACAACATTTTAATTGTGAGTGATCGCCAAGTTGACGAGGCGCACGTTGCGATTCCGGCATTGTTGGCTACCTCAGCAATTCATCAACACTTGGTTGAAAAAGGATTGCGCACTAGCGTTGGTTTAGTAGTTGAAACTGGCAGTGCACGTGAAACACATCATTTCGCGCTTTTGGCTGGCTATGGAGCAGAAGCAATTCATCCATACCTCGCCCTAGAAACATTGGCCGAAATGGCTAAAGGCCTGTCTGGTGATTTATCGCCAGAAAAAGCGGTTAAGAATTTTGTTAAAGCGGTTGGTAAGGGCTTGCAAAAAGTGATGTCCAAAATGGGCATCTCTACCTACATGTCTTACACCGGCTCGCAAATCTTTGAAGCGATTGGTTTAAATCATGATGTGATTGATCATTACTTTAAGGGCACACCATCCAATGTGGGCGGCATCGGTGTATTCGAAGTAGCCGAGGAGGCTCTGCGGATGCATCAATCTGCGTTTAGTGCCGACCCAGTTTTGACCAATATGTTGGAAGCGGGTGGTGAGTATGCTTTCCGTATTCGGGGTGAGGATCATATGTGGACGCCCGATACGATTGCGAAGCTGCAGCACTCAACCCGCGTCGGCATTGAGAAGGGCTATCAAACTTACAAAGAGTATGCAAACCTGATAAACGATCAAACCAAGCGCCAAATGACTTTACGGGGTTTATTCGAGTTCAAGTTGGATCCGGCTAAAGCGATTCCGTTGGATGAAGTGGAATCGGCAAAAGAAATCGTGAAACGCTTTGCAACAGGCGCGATGTCTTTAGGCTCTATTTCTACCGAAGCCCATGCTACTTTAGCGATTGCAATGAATCGCATTGGCGGTAAATCGAATACTGGCGAAGGCGGCGAAGACCCTAATCGTTACGTCAATGAACTCAAGGGTATTCCAATTAAAAAAGGAGAAACCTTAGCGAGTATTTTGGGTAGTGATGTTGTGGAAGCGAACATCCCTTTATTGGATGGCGATTCATTACGCTCCAAAATTAAGCAGGTGGCTTCAGGTCGTTTCGGCGTAACAACGGAATACTTGCGTTCTGCTGATCAAATTCAGATCAAAATGGCGCAAGGTGCCAAGCCAGGCGAAGGTGGTCAATTACCAGGCGGCAAGGTTTCCGATTACATTGGCAAGCTGCGCTTTTCTGTTCCTGGTGTTGGCTTGATTTCTCCGCCACCTCACCATGATATTTATTCCATTGAAGATATTGCGCAGTTAATTCATGATTTAAAGAACGTGAACCCTGCAGCTGATATTTCAGTCAAGCTTGTTTCTGAGGTCGGTGTCGGCACTATTGCAGCCGGTGTTGCTAAGGCAAAAGCAGATCACGTTGTGATTGCTGGGCATGACGGTGGTACTGGTGCTTCACCACTATCCTCCATTAAGCATGCAGGATCTCCATGGGAGTTGGGTTTAGCAGAAACCCAGCAAACTTTAGTACTGAACGGTTTGCGTAGTCGTATTCGTGTTCAGGCCGATGGTCAGATGAAGACCGGGCGTGACGTCGTCATTGGCGCATTACTGGGCGCAGATGAATTTGGTTTTGCAACAGCCCCACTAGTAGTTGAAGGTTGCATCATGATGCGCAAGTGTCACCTTAATACTTGTCCAGTGGGTGTTGCTACTCAAGATCCAGAATTGCGTAAAAAGTTCTCTGGTAAGCCAGAGCACGTAGTGAACTTCTTCTTCTTTATTGCTGAAGAAGTGCGCGAAATTATGGCGCAACTGGGTATTCGCAAGTTCGATGATTTGATTGGGCGAGTTGACTTCTTAGATACCCTTAAGGGGATCGATAACTGGAAAACCCATGGCTTGGATTTCAGTAAGATTTTTGCTGAGCCACAGGTCGCTGCTGATGCACCTCGCTATCAGATCCTCACTCAAGAGCATGGCTTGGGCAGTGCCTTGGATAATATTTTGATCGAGAAGAGCGAGCCTGCAATTCAACGTGGCGAGAAAGTTTCCTTTATCGTTCCGGTAAAGAATGTGAACCGTACAGTGGGCGCGATGCTTTCTGGTGAAGTAGCTCAGCGTTATGGCCATGCTGGTTTGCCTGATGACACGATTCATATTCAATTGAACGGTACTGCTGGACAAAGCTTTGCAGCATTTCTAGCCCACGGCATCACGCTAGATTTAGTGGGTGATGGTAATGACTATGTTGGCAAGGGCTTATCTGGTGGACGTGTCATTGTGCGTGCACCACATGAATTCCGTGGCGATACGGCGAAGAATATTATTGTGGGTAATACCGTCCTGTACGGCGCGATTAGTGGCGAAGCATTCTTTAATGGCGTTGCTGGCGAGCGTTTTGCAGTGCGTAACTCAGGTGCGACTACTGTTGTAGAAGGCACTGGCGACCACGGTTGCGAATATATGACAGGTGGAACCGTAGTCGTTCTCGGCGCAACTGGGCGTAACTTTGCTGCTGGTATGAGTGGGGGTATTGCTTACGTGTATGACGAAGATGGTTTATTCGAAAAGCGCTGCAATACTAGTATGGCCAGCCTGCACAAAGTACTGCCCTCTGCAGAGCAAATTGCTGATATGCCTCAGTCTCAGTGGCATGCTCCTGTTGATGTGAAGGATGGTGGTGAGCGTTTGACCGATGAGCAAATTTTGAAGAACTTGATTGAGCGCCATTTCCGTCACACGGGTTCCGAGCGCGCAAAAGTCCTTTTAGCGGATTGGGATAATGCGCGCAGTCGTTTTGTGAAGGTGCTGCCTACTGAGTACAAGCGTGCCTTAGGTGAGTTATGGGAAAAAGCGCAAAACAAAACAGTTGCTGCGTAA
- a CDS encoding glutamate synthase subunit beta yields MGKVTGFMDFERVAETYEAPVKRLHHYKEFVVTLTDAEAKVQGARCMDCGIPFCNSGCPVNNIIPDFNDLVFQNDWKNALDVLQSTNNFPEFTGRICPAPCEAACTLGINSEAVGIKSIEHAIIDKGWENGWVVPQPPKTKTGKKIAVVGGGPAGMATAQQLARVGHDVTVFEKNDRVGGLLRYGIPDFKMEKWLIDRRVEQMQAEGVKFETGVFVGKEAMGVEVKNYSTKTVSPDQLMKDFDAVVITGGAEQPRDLPVPGRELAGVHYALEFLIPQNKENAGDLKNEIRATDKHVVVIGGGDTGSDCVGTSNRHGAAQITQFELLPQPPEVENKPLVWPYWPTKLRTSSSHEEGCERDWSVGTKRFEGKDGKLEKLIGVRLEWKDGKMSEVPNSEFEIKADLVLLAMGFVSPAQQVLNAFGVEKDARGNAKATVDGQNAYQTNVPKVFAAGDMRRGQSLVVWAIREGRQCAQAVDEYLMGSSVLPR; encoded by the coding sequence ATGGGTAAAGTCACTGGATTTATGGATTTTGAGCGCGTAGCAGAAACCTACGAAGCACCAGTAAAACGTCTTCATCATTACAAAGAGTTTGTAGTGACATTGACAGATGCAGAAGCTAAGGTACAGGGTGCCCGTTGTATGGACTGCGGCATTCCTTTTTGCAATAGCGGTTGCCCTGTGAACAACATCATTCCCGATTTCAACGATCTGGTATTTCAAAATGATTGGAAGAATGCATTGGATGTATTGCAATCAACCAATAACTTTCCGGAGTTCACTGGCCGCATTTGTCCAGCACCTTGTGAAGCTGCGTGCACATTAGGTATTAACAGTGAAGCCGTAGGGATTAAGTCAATCGAACATGCCATTATTGATAAAGGCTGGGAAAATGGTTGGGTTGTTCCGCAGCCACCAAAAACCAAGACCGGTAAAAAGATTGCAGTAGTGGGCGGTGGCCCCGCTGGTATGGCAACAGCACAGCAATTGGCCCGCGTTGGTCATGATGTCACGGTATTTGAAAAAAACGACCGTGTCGGTGGATTGTTGCGCTACGGTATTCCCGATTTCAAAATGGAAAAATGGTTGATCGACCGTCGTGTTGAGCAGATGCAGGCCGAAGGCGTGAAGTTTGAAACAGGTGTTTTCGTAGGTAAAGAGGCGATGGGAGTTGAGGTCAAAAATTACTCAACTAAAACAGTCTCACCTGATCAGCTGATGAAAGACTTCGATGCTGTCGTTATTACCGGTGGCGCTGAGCAGCCTCGTGATCTACCTGTACCTGGCCGTGAGTTGGCTGGTGTGCACTATGCCTTGGAGTTCTTAATTCCGCAGAACAAAGAGAACGCCGGCGATCTTAAGAATGAGATTCGAGCAACTGACAAGCATGTTGTCGTCATCGGTGGCGGAGATACGGGATCTGACTGTGTGGGTACTTCAAATCGGCATGGTGCAGCGCAAATTACGCAGTTTGAATTATTGCCACAGCCCCCAGAAGTAGAAAACAAGCCATTAGTGTGGCCATATTGGCCAACCAAGTTACGCACTTCCTCTTCCCATGAAGAGGGTTGTGAGCGTGATTGGTCTGTCGGAACCAAGCGTTTTGAAGGAAAAGATGGCAAGTTGGAGAAGCTGATTGGCGTTCGTTTGGAGTGGAAAGACGGAAAGATGTCAGAAGTGCCCAATTCTGAATTTGAGATTAAGGCTGATTTAGTCCTATTGGCGATGGGTTTTGTATCCCCTGCCCAACAAGTCTTGAATGCCTTTGGTGTGGAAAAAGATGCCCGTGGTAACGCAAAAGCGACAGTGGATGGTCAAAATGCCTATCAAACCAATGTACCCAAGGTATTTGCTGCTGGCGATATGCGTCGCGGCCAATCCTTAGTAGTTTGGGCTATTCGTGAGGGTCGTCAGTGCGCCCAAGCAGTAGATGAGTATTTAATGGGGTCTTCCGTCCTGCCGCGATAA
- a CDS encoding transposase: protein MARQARTIIPGQAMHVMVLGNNRETIFLKDADRRIYLDWLREAAKQFSCSVHAFALMPNHVHLLITPQHADSLAKTMQSLGRRYVQYFNQQQHRSGTIWEGRYRSSLIDPDYFLRCQRYIELNPVRSGFESSPQESSWTSFGSHISGTAETWLVNHEHFWKLGNTPFERQMAWATFVKEGAPHWEDQQITEALLRSKPWVSDVYAQKLFKSNPEQAKIRHRGRPKKITSIISMA from the coding sequence ATGGCACGACAGGCGCGTACGATCATTCCTGGCCAAGCAATGCATGTGATGGTGCTTGGGAATAATCGGGAAACAATCTTTCTTAAAGATGCTGATCGTCGCATCTATTTAGACTGGTTGCGCGAAGCTGCTAAACAATTTTCTTGCTCCGTGCATGCATTTGCTTTGATGCCAAATCATGTTCACCTTTTGATAACACCCCAGCATGCTGATTCACTTGCTAAAACGATGCAGTCTTTGGGTCGACGTTATGTTCAATACTTTAATCAGCAGCAACATCGCTCTGGCACTATTTGGGAGGGGCGGTATCGATCGTCCTTGATAGACCCCGATTATTTTTTGCGGTGTCAACGTTACATTGAGCTCAACCCAGTGAGATCGGGATTTGAGTCAAGTCCACAGGAATCTAGCTGGACTAGTTTTGGATCGCATATTAGTGGGACTGCCGAAACTTGGTTGGTGAACCATGAGCACTTTTGGAAATTGGGGAACACTCCCTTCGAAAGGCAAATGGCTTGGGCTACCTTTGTAAAGGAAGGCGCCCCCCATTGGGAGGATCAACAAATTACAGAAGCCCTGCTACGCTCAAAGCCCTGGGTGAGTGATGTTTACGCACAAAAGCTTTTTAAGAGCAATCCCGAGCAGGCTAAGATTCGTCATCGGGGCCGCCCTAAGAAGATAACTTCAATTATTTCAATGGCTTAG
- the mlaE gene encoding lipid asymmetry maintenance ABC transporter permease subunit MlaE: protein MNMLHKSIDLLGDLGFFVRHNLTSLGLAARMFAAVIVRSGFLLKRPRLVCDQILFVGNHSFVIIAVSGLFVGFVLGLQGYYTLNRYGSEQALGLLVALSLTRELGPVITALLFAGRAGTSLTAEIGLMKAGEQLSAMEMMAVDPLSRVIAPRLWAGIIAMPILATIFTAVGVMGGYFVGVPLIGVDSGAFWSQMQGGVDLFSDIGNGLIKSLVFGVAVTFIALYQGYESKPTPEGVSQATTRTVVISSLSVLALDFLLTAMMFSN from the coding sequence ATGAATATGCTGCACAAATCCATCGATCTCCTAGGAGATCTAGGATTTTTCGTACGTCACAATCTCACCAGCTTAGGCCTTGCTGCACGCATGTTTGCGGCCGTGATCGTGCGCTCTGGATTTTTATTAAAACGACCCCGCCTGGTATGTGATCAGATTTTATTCGTCGGCAATCACTCTTTTGTAATCATTGCTGTATCTGGCTTATTCGTTGGCTTTGTGCTGGGCTTGCAGGGGTATTACACCTTGAACCGCTATGGCTCGGAGCAGGCCTTAGGTCTACTGGTTGCGCTTTCACTGACCCGTGAATTAGGTCCCGTTATTACTGCCTTGTTATTTGCTGGTCGAGCCGGTACTTCACTGACAGCAGAGATTGGCTTGATGAAAGCCGGTGAGCAATTAAGCGCTATGGAAATGATGGCTGTTGATCCGCTTAGTCGTGTGATCGCCCCACGACTTTGGGCGGGTATTATTGCAATGCCTATTTTGGCAACGATTTTTACTGCAGTAGGGGTGATGGGTGGTTACTTTGTAGGGGTTCCGCTGATTGGTGTGGACTCTGGTGCGTTTTGGTCGCAGATGCAAGGGGGCGTTGATCTTTTCTCGGATATAGGCAATGGCTTGATCAAAAGTCTGGTGTTTGGTGTGGCCGTCACTTTTATTGCGCTTTATCAGGGCTATGAATCAAAACCTACTCCCGAAGGTGTTTCGCAAGCGACTACTCGTACCGTGGTGATCTCTTCTTTATCAGTTTTAGCATTAGATTTTTTGCTAACCGCAATGATGTTCTCGAATTAG